The DNA segment cacacacatatggccTTCATTGGGGGCAGCCAGTATAGactgcccctcctcctcttgtgcCTCAGTATCAGTCTCCACTGATAGAGACAGGCATGTCTAATCCGGGCACTTCTATATTTACTAAACACACGGAGAAGGAGGGACAGAGTCACATCAAAAACACTTTGCCACTAGATTACAGTACATGCTGAGTCAAAGTGCATTAGAGACAGACTGAGTGATAATAATGTGACACGAAGCCCCACAAGGAAATTTGCCACACACAACTCATCAGCTGATTCAAATGTCATTCAAAGCAGGGTGTAATTATTGAATAAAGCTGCTCACCATGTCCATCTATTGAGGTGTCCATGATGCCGTGTTTGACCTTCATGTGTCGGCTGAGGTTGCCCTTCAGGTTGAACTTGCTGGAGCAGTAAGGGCACTTGAAGGGCTTGCTGCCGGCATGGAGGTGCATGTGGCCGAGGAGGTTGTACATTCTGTTGAACGACTTTCCGCATACCTGAGGGATGAGAGCTCAATGGTCAGTACCAGTCCCAGCTCCATCGTGACGGACGCCCAGTTTGAGCTGATGTAAAAGGCTGTGCGGTTCACTCACCTTGCATTTGAAAGGCTTGACCGGCAGGTGGACGATCATGTGTGTTTTAAGAGTCTGTTTCTGCACAAAGGTCTTGAAGCAGACGTGGCACTGGAAGGGCCTCACGCTGGCGTGGATCAGCATGTGCCTCTTCAGGTTGGCCGACAGGGTGAACTCCCTGGCACAGACGTCACACTTGAATTCTTTCATACCCTGGggtgacaaacaaataaaaagagggTTAGCCGTCCGTCTAATTTGGCTAAATATATGTttgagaggaaaaataaaaaaggaggaagaaacacacaaggagctcacgtgtgtgcatgtgcttgagCAATTGCTTTCTAGCTTTTGATCCGTCTCTTGTAGATAACATGAGCCCCACCAAGTGTTGAAAGATGGAGTAGAAAAAGTCTCCACAAAGGAGAGAATCGACTTTTGTCTTTCTTTagtttcaatatttatttaacttttactttaatatttgaaCAAAAGCAAATGCCATGAAAAGAAATACATAtagaataaaacagacaaatgaaatggagagaaagactGAGAATGATTCATCTGAAGGAAGTCACGtatgacacaacacaaaacacaatgggGGGGTTGAGTCACACAGAAAAACTTGAGGCCTTTGATGGCTATGTTTACAAAGCAACTGGTTTTGGAAAAAAGAATGCAATGCAAGTGTGcaatatgttttgtgttttctatgaggATTCATGCAGAGAACCTTTAAGTGAAAGAAGCTAAAGGCATATTTTCAGGTTTCAGTACCTTAAGTGCAAGGGCGTGCGCTGCCTGTACCTTGTGAGTGAGAGCGTGTTGTCGTAGGTGGTGGATCTGGACAAACTCCATGCCGCACTCTGGGCAAACGTAGGGCCGCACGTTCTGGTGCTTCATCAAGTGGTTCTGCAGCTGGCTGCGGTAAGCGAAGGACTTGTGGCATTCTGTGCACTGGTATGTGGTGGGTCCCTGATGGCTGGTCAGGTGGCGCTTCAGGTGTGCGTAGGTCGGGAACTCCAGACCGCACTGGGTGCAGACATGGCACTGGCCATTCTCGTGTTTGTTCTCGTGTGTCCGCAGCTCACTGGGGTAGGCAAACCCACGGCCGCAGAAGCGGCAGCTGTAGGGCTTGACGTCCGAATGCTGCAGCATGTGCCTCTTCAGGTGGCTGGTCTGCGTGAAGGCCTTCTCACAAACGGTGCACTTGTGAGGTCGGGTTCCCTGGTGGGTGAGCAGGTGAGTCTGAAGGTGGCTCGGCTGCTTGAAGAGCTTCCCACAGTGTAGACATTCATGGGGCTTAATTCCATTGTGGCCCAGGATATGTGTAACAAGGTTGTATTTGGATGTGTATGACTTCTCACACATGCGGCACTTCCAGCGTTTCAGACCCTCTCCCACATCTACGCAGTAAGACTCATCAATCTGCACGTTGATGTCCAGCCGGTCAATCTGCATTCGCCTGGCGAGACCTTCTGGGTCCGACCACAGCATAGCCTGACCATTTTCCTCGTACTCTCCTGGCAGGGACATGTCAGCAGACTCATACGCCACCTCATTGGACTCATAATAGCGGCTCGAGAGAGGACTGCCAGTCTCTCCACTCGTCTTAAGGTTTagtgcttcctcctcttcttcttctgccaccaccagctcttcttcttttttctccctgtctctACCAGTGCtttcttcctgttcctgttctgACTGTCCATCTGTTTGTGGCCTGGGTGTATCTCTCACACATGAGGCACAGTTTCCGCAGGACTGCTCCTCTTTCAGAGGCCCTTGTTGGGAGACAGGATCCTCTGACTTGCCAGGACTATGCCTGCTGTTCATGTGAATGCAGGAAGGAGGCGTATTAGACTCAAGTCTTTCACCTTTAATCTTAGCCTGTGGACTTTGCGCTTTCTGTCGGTGACCCTGTAATTCTCCATCGTTCCTGGGCCTTTTGGTCCTCCCTCGGGGCCCAGGTCGTCTTCTTTCACTGCAATGGGGCTGAGGCTCTGGCTCCCCAGCAGGCTCAGCTATGTAGTCCCCGTTGGCCCCTATCAGCTGGTCAGCATACTCATACTCCATTGTTTCAGGTGGTGGAGCAGGGCACTCTCTCTGCTCCCCAGTGTAAAAGCCATTAGGAGCAATGGTGGCCCCAAAGATTTCATTTTGGGAGATGAGACCAAGAACAGCTGCTTGAGCCAGCGAGAGCACCACCACAGGCTCTGTCTGCGTGCCCACATCCACTTGGCTCTCAGTCATCTTGGGGTAGGTCCGCACCAAGcggctgctctcctcctcctggaagAAAACATATGACAAAAGTCAGAAAAAAATTAACTACAGGCaaagtctgtttgttttctgtcattattCCATTGTTACAAAATCAGCCTTACACAATACTTCCTCGTATAACCCCATTTCCCCATTGTAGCCTCATATTGAAATTGTCCTGTTATTTACTTATGATGATTTAGTGTCCCAGATTGACACCAGAAGCCATAAAGTCTTATTCCGCGGGCCTGTAATGAGTGTGAAGATAATGTTTTTCAGGGTAACAGTGTGAAAGCCGCATTCGGACTACGCCTTGTTTCTTTGCTCTGAATCCACAGAACATTAGATTGAGGAGATAAGGCAGATCTGTGTTAGCACCCCGCTTCCTTCCTTGACAGGCTTTAGAATAATAAAGAACACAACAAGGGATGCAGGTCCAGCCAGGAAGTGGACTTCCGTGGACTGTCCTCAGCACTTCCTGTGGGGTCCCGAGACAGCCTGGCTGACCACAGTCAGCTCATCACTGGAGCTATCTGTCCCATTCATGAGGAGCAAAGCGCCTCAGCTCTAAACTCAGAAAGTCTCGCCGTAACCGACTTCATAATGCCTGCCACACTGGGCTTCCTTAAAAAGATGATATATGCCGGCAGGGAGTCTCATATCCATAACAGACATTCGATTGAGCTCCGAGCTCATTCTGTATTCCAGAGCGATGCATACGACTCGCTAACATAATTGTATGGTTCGGAAGTGTTTCAGACCCACATGCACATGTTTACCCTACTGCCTGTAAAAGCAGAACAGCAAAACTATGAGGAAGAAATTGTGGTATGACCAAACTGGCTCTCTCTGGTAAAGCAGAAGTGAGTATTGTAGGCCACTAGTTTCAGGTTATTTCTCGGCAATGAATCTGACTGGTAGGAAAATGTATATAAGAAGCTCTGACCCCTGGTTTCATCTCAGACTACACACCAGCCTTCAATCTGTGCCATGCAAGCAAGAGCTGCTTCCTTTACTGACAGAatacaaagagcaaagaaaagagtgtatgaagaaagggggagagggagaggagataGTGATATTGCAGGAATAAAGGTaggggtgggtgtgtgggtgtgtatgtgtgtattggGAGAGGGGAGTAGACCTGGATGCCCTGATAACCACGTCATTTATAATTACTGCTTTTAAAGtagtcagacagagacagactgtgtgtttgtgagaaagaaaaggaaagagactGGGTGTGTATttgaaagcgtgtgtgtgtgtatgtgtgtgt comes from the Hippoglossus stenolepis isolate QCI-W04-F060 chromosome 5, HSTE1.2, whole genome shotgun sequence genome and includes:
- the znf710a gene encoding zinc finger protein 710a isoform X1 is translated as MRSLKHLKHHSRNNVEEESSRLVRTYPKMTESQVDVGTQTEPVVVLSLAQAAVLGLISQNEIFGATIAPNGFYTGEQRECPAPPPETMEYEYADQLIGANGDYIAEPAGEPEPQPHCSERRRPGPRGRTKRPRNDGELQGHRQKAQSPQAKIKGERLESNTPPSCIHMNSRHSPGKSEDPVSQQGPLKEEQSCGNCASCVRDTPRPQTDGQSEQEQEESTGRDREKKEEELVVAEEEEEEALNLKTSGETGSPLSSRYYESNEVAYESADMSLPGEYEENGQAMLWSDPEGLARRMQIDRLDINVQIDESYCVDVGEGLKRWKCRMCEKSYTSKYNLVTHILGHNGIKPHECLHCGKLFKQPSHLQTHLLTHQGTRPHKCTVCEKAFTQTSHLKRHMLQHSDVKPYSCRFCGRGFAYPSELRTHENKHENGQCHVCTQCGLEFPTYAHLKRHLTSHQGPTTYQCTECHKSFAYRSQLQNHLMKHQNVRPYVCPECGMEFVQIHHLRQHALTHKVQAAHALALKGMKEFKCDVCAREFTLSANLKRHMLIHASVRPFQCHVCFKTFVQKQTLKTHMIVHLPVKPFKCKVCGKSFNRMYNLLGHMHLHAGSKPFKCPYCSSKFNLKGNLSRHMKVKHGIMDTSIDGHEPPPDTEGQEDYEEESFEFSERENRANNNNTPDIAKLSQIEYYSTYGKGAGRFSTA
- the znf710a gene encoding zinc finger protein 710a isoform X2 — encoded protein: MRSLKHLKHHSRNNVEEESSRLVRTYPKMTESQVDVGTQTEPVVVLSLAQAAVLGLISQNEIFGATIAPNGFYTGEQRECPAPPPETMEYEYADQLIGANGDYIAEPAGEPEPQPHCSERRRPGPRGRTKRPRNDGELQGHRQKAQSPQAKIKGERLESNTPPSCIHMNSRHSPGKSEDPVSQQGPLKEEQSCGNCASCVRDTPRPQTDGQSEQEQEESTGRDREKKEEELVVAEEEEEEALNLKTSGETGSPLSSRYYESNEVAYESADMSLPGEYEENGQAMLWSDPEGLARRMQIDRLDINVQIDESYCVDVGEGLKRWKCRMCEKSYTSKYNLVTHILGHNGIKPHECLHCGKLFKQPSHLQTHLLTHQGTRPHKCTVCEKAFTQTSHLKRHMLQHSDVKPYSCRFCGRGFAYPSELRTHENKHENGQCHVCTQCGLEFPTYAHLKRHLTSHQGPTTYQCTECHKSFAYRSQLQNHLMKHQNVRPYVCPECGMEFVQIHHLRQHALTHKGMKEFKCDVCAREFTLSANLKRHMLIHASVRPFQCHVCFKTFVQKQTLKTHMIVHLPVKPFKCKVCGKSFNRMYNLLGHMHLHAGSKPFKCPYCSSKFNLKGNLSRHMKVKHGIMDTSIDGHEPPPDTEGQEDYEEESFEFSERENRANNNNTPDIAKLSQIEYYSTYGKGAGRFSTA